One window from the genome of Salvia miltiorrhiza cultivar Shanhuang (shh) chromosome 7, IMPLAD_Smil_shh, whole genome shotgun sequence encodes:
- the LOC130996090 gene encoding uncharacterized protein LOC130996090, whose amino-acid sequence MDIYGDCIEPTDWSYVDQKRAFFMSLYAELSEYHGAPLSVIDLFFFPVFEDGRYYALCFDTRRKRLYILDSTIDITENQLESRYTNVCQDVRQLFADYLYYNNEERKANAVANSVEQVVKIKWADRGNTIESGVYLMRHLETFMGDGTQAWKCDVSSKRPQQFTRMRIRYCASILTWESNEVSDVANKASDNFKEMCEDPDFNVNQMLLG is encoded by the exons ATGGACATATAT GGCGATTGTATAGAGCCAACAGATTGGTCATACGTTGACCAGAAGCGTGCATTCTTCATGTCATTATACGCAGAATTGTCAGAGTACCATGGCGCTCCACTTTCCGTTATAGACCTT TTTTTCTTCCCGGTTTTCGAGGATGGAAGATACTATGCTTTGTGCTTTGATACACGTCGTAAGCGCCTCTATATACTAGATAGCACTATTGACATCACCGAAAACCAGCTAGAATCGAGATATACTAATGTTTGCCAAGACGTG CGTCAACTATTCGCTGACTACCTTTACTATAACAACGAGGAGCGAAAGGCAAATGCTGTAGCAAACTCTGTGGAGCAAGTTGTCAAAATTAAGTGGGCAGACAGAGGTAACACAATCGAATCTGGTGTGTACTTGATGAGGCATCTGGAAACATTCATGGGTGATGGTACACAGGCATGGAAGTGTGATGTATCTAGTAAACGGCCGCAACAATTCACTAGGATGCGCATAAGGTATTGTGCATCGATTTTGACGTGGGAGTCTAATGAAGTGTCGGATGTAGCGAACAAAGCTTCAGACAACTTTAAAGAAATGTGCGAGGATCCAGACTTCAACGTAAATCAGATGTTGCTTGGGTGA
- the LOC130994124 gene encoding uncharacterized protein LOC130994124, giving the protein MEKGLSIGKQLENLRLLIHSASEVDKETQYYHDCVEAACKITGLIVDVNGPKPWRRPRDMHPEDDPFFYLDEVHNSVDAACDKVQQEKRKERVSTDDIPSFDLHGVDGVLTVNSEVNIGCGGEGSSMRNNNDFRKKANENVVNGMEFAEIGKGPDKETNEQTVHGVSADGTTKADDGAGVVANTSAQRIADPVVQQSDPQKEMVVEKNSGDAIDVGGAAKDGEEGIVAAAIRGEATKPVDKVLVRRSVRVRGGPMNTPTVGQKDGVGGQDLNYRKATRLPLGNIDANIPGQATKNGKTPMKSLLKKTSKFRSPFLQREISTSKQLTTQEKEVGVYALCANEDKMDEILFRFRGVDLRRRDTQSLKRGSVVEASIINAWSVVLNGQEQYRSTTSPTRFFAIMDHIDLQHHLLVSLP; this is encoded by the exons ATGGAAAAGGGTCTTTCTATCGGTAAACAACTGGAGAATTTGAGGTTGTTGATTCACAGTGCATCGGAGGTGGACAAGGAGACACAGTATTACCACGACTGTGTAGAGGCAGCATGCAAGATTACAGGTTTGATTGTTGATGTGAATGGTCCAAAGCCATGGCGTCGCCCTAGAGATATGCACCCGGAGGACGACCCTTTTTTTTACTTGGATGAAGTCCATAATTCAGTGGATGCAGCATGTGATAAAGTGCAGCAGGAGAAGCGGAAAGAGCGTGTATCGACTGATGATATACCAAGCTTTGACCTTCACGGTGTGGATGGAGTTTTGACAGTAAATAGTGAG GTAAACATTGGATGTGGTGGTGAGGGATCATCGATGAGAAATAATAATGACTTCAGAAAGAAAGCCAATGAAAATGTTGTGAATGGAATGGAATTTGCTGAAATTGGAAAAGGACCAGACAAG GAGACAAATGAACAGACTGTACATGGCGTGTCTGCGGATGGAACAACAAAAGCAGATGATGGAGCCGGTGTTGTCGCTAATACGTCTGCTCAGCGTATTGCTGATCCTGTTGTTCAGCAATCTGATCCGCAAAAAGAGATGGTTGTGGAAAAAAATTCTGGAGATGCGATTGATGTTGGAGGTGCTGCTAAGGATGGGGAAGAG GGTATTGTGGCAGCGGCCATTAGAGGTGAGGCAACCAAACCAGTTGATAAAGTACTGGTTCGGAGGTCAGTTAGG GTGAGAGGTGGCCCGATGAACACACCCACTGTTGGACAGAAGGATGGG GTTGGAGGACAGGACTTGAATTATCGGAAGGCAACTCGGTTGCCTTTGGGAAATATTGATGCAAAC ATTCCCGGACAAGCTACGAAAAATGGAAAGACACCGATGAAGTCCTTGTTAAAAAAAACATCGAAATTCAGGTCGCCTTTCTTACAAAGGGAAATTTCAACCTCAAAACAACTTACCACACAGGAGAAGGAAGTTGGGGTTTATGCATTGTGTGCAAATGAAGATAAAAT GGATGAGATACTATTTAGATTTAGGGGCGTGGATCTACGGAGGCGTGATACGCAATCTCTTAAAAGAGGTAGTGTGGTTGAAGCATCAATAATCAACGCATGGTCGGTAGTTTTGAATGGGCAAGAACAATATCGATCTACAACATCACCTACTCGTTTCTTTGCCATAATGGACCATATCGATCTACAACATCACCTACTCGTTTCTTTGCCATAA
- the LOC130996083 gene encoding uncharacterized protein LOC130996083, with the protein MAGEIGRGPNPEGHAPRIIPERSVEERFRKHNPPTFDGLGDPLDAERWVRATERILNHVGCGDREKLTCAIFQLVDEAEFWWESVRRTLTPEQWEVYTWNDFKERLYEKYIPGCYRKKKQDEFWNLRQGSMTVTEYDRMFNQLSRYAPHLVDTDEKCAEKFRQGLRLEIAVPIASQGTLTYAQSLSRALNTEAILPKEKENVLAQAPTQDYGKMKRKWEDRNEGNPGKRKQPWRGNRQQQQGHAEGKPLCPTCQKNHYGECKRGSNDCFRCKQPGHFARNCPNNNENMRIPQLHDFAPQGQNQVPIGNERPNQRQPGRARAYALNQQQAAQAPEDLEGTIVIN; encoded by the coding sequence ATGGCTGGAGAAATAGGAAGAGGACCTAACCCTGAAGGACATGCGCCACGAATTATACCAGAGCGTAGTGTGGAAGAAAGGTTTCGCAAGCATAATCCACCAACTTTTGATGGCCTCGGTGATCCTCTGGATGCCGAGAGATGGGTAAGAGCTACTGAAAGGATACTCAACCACGTTGGCTGTGGGGATAGGGAGAAACTCACATGCGCAATTTTTCAACTCGTTGATGAGGCTGAATTCTGGTGGGAATCGGTGCGACGAACCTTGACCCCCGAGCAATGGGAGGTGTACACGTGGAATGATTTTAAGGAAAGATTGTATGAAAAATATATCCCTGGatgctataggaagaagaaacagGATGAGTTTTGGAATTTGCGACAAGGAAGTATGACAGTCACTGAGTACGACCGAATGTTTAACCAGCTTTCGCGATATGCTCCACATCTAGTTGACACGGATGAGAAATGTGCAGAAAAGTTTCGACAAGGTCTGCGGCTTGAGATAGCCGTTCCAATAGCAAGTCAGGGAACGTTAACATATGCTCAATCTTTGAGCAGGGCCCTAAACACCGAAGCAATACTaccaaaagaaaaagagaatgtgTTAGCACAAGCACCGACCCAGGACTATGGAAAAATGAAACGTAAATGGGAAGACAGAAATGAAGGAAACCCGGGAAAAAGAAAGCAACCATGGAGAGGAAATCGGCAACAACAACAAGGACATGCGGAAGGAAAGCCGTTATGTCCAACGTGTCAGAAAAATCACTATGGTGAATGTAAGAGAGGTTCCAACGACTGCTTTAGGTGCAAGCAACCAGGGCATTTCGCCAGAAACTGTCCAAACAATAATGAGAACATGAGAATTCCACAACTTCATGACTTTGCCCCTCAAGGACAGAATCAGGTACCAATTGGCAATGAACGACCAAATCAGAGACAACCTGGACGTGCTAGGGCTTATGCTCTTAACCAGCAACAAGCAGCCCAAGCACCTGAAGATTTAGAAGGTACAATCGTCATAAATTGA
- the LOC130994125 gene encoding uncharacterized protein LOC130994125, whose product MTGKGKKVQRSDVETPLSPPSKNKRRKTSATADAGGPSSSPSTSKVKKTYAKVVTCKRRGEKQLQETEPPPKFPSLNTRTTPASFHDSLRKLNDAQKQAVIDIGFGSILNLKVKKLPARLAFWILENFDERSCELELAGGIKVQITEDDVYRVYGFPKGSEIIPNFERTSNNAMCLEWSLFFGFASREKIKIGAVLSEMLNCSTGGSWFKRHFMIAMAHSLIESCTSGTVHPYILRCLENVTTLRNWNWGEYVLRSLIDHKKSWIGDEDKVFAGPSLFIVLFYVDRCQIHRTDCNTPIFPNRISR is encoded by the exons ATGACTGGCAAGGGTAAGAAGGTACAGCGCTCGGATGTTGAGACACCGTTGTCCCCACCATCCAAAAATAAAAGGAGAAAAACTTCTGCTACAGCCG ATGCTGGTGGACCATCATCATCACCCTCAACAAGTAAAGTGAAAAAGACTTATGCTAAAGTTG TGACATGCAAACGTCGAGGAGAGAAACAACTTCAGGAAACTGAACCTCCTCCAAAGTTCCCATCTCTAAATACACGCACCACCCCAGCATCGTTCCATGATAGTCTGCGCAAGTTGAACGATGCACAAAAGCAAGCTGTGATCGATATCGGATTTGGTAGTATACTGAACTTGAAAGTGAAGAAGTTACCAGCCAGGCTTGCATTTTGGATTCTCGAAAACTTTGATGAGAGGAGTTGTGAGTTGGAGCTTGCTGGGGGTATCAAGGTACAGATAACAGAGGATGATGTATACAGGGTTTATGGTTTTCCCAAGGGCAGTGAGATTATACCAAACTTCGAACGCACATCGAACAATGCTATGTGCCTGGAGTGGTCATTGTTCTTCGGGTTTGCATCGCGTGAGAAGATAAAGATTGGGGCGGTATTGAGTGAGATGCTAAACTGTTCGACTGGGGGGTCATGGTTTAAGCGCCACTTCATGATAGCAATGGCTCATTCTTTGATCGAGAGTTGTACTAGTGGGACAGTTCACCCATATATTTTGAGGTGTTTGGAGAACGTAACTACGCTAAGGAATTGGAATTGGGGAGAGTATGTTCTAAGGAGTCTCATAGACCATAAGAAATCATGGATTGGTGATGAAGATAAAGTCTTTGCTGGGCCAAGTTTATTCATAGTG CTCTTCTATGTTGACAGGTGCCAAATACACCGGACagattgtaacaccccgatttttcCTAATAGGATTTCCCGATAA